In the genome of Microcoleus vaginatus PCC 9802, the window ATTTCCTGAATGAAGTTAGCTGTGTGCCACTTCAACAAGGACTTAGACACCTTCAAACAGCGTTTACCAATTTCTTCGCAGGACGTGCTAAATATCCTAATTTCAAGAGAAAGCATAATGGCGGTAGTGCTGAATTTACCAAGTCAGCTTTCCGTTGGAAAGATCGACAGGTATTCTTAGCTAAATGCACTACTCCATTGCCAATTCGCTGGAGTAAACAAATTCCCTCTGAATGCAGCCCTTCTACTATTACGGTGAAATTAACACCCGCTGGGCGTTGGTTTGTTTCCCTACTTGTAGAGGACTACACGATTAAACCACTTCCTGAGATTGATAAAAGTATCGGTCTGGATGTGGGAATCACCAGTCTGATTGCTACTAGCGATGGTGAGAAAATTGCCAACCCTAAGCATTTTAAAAAGCTTCGCAAGAAGTTGAAAAAGAAACAGAAAACGTTAGCTGGCAAGCAGAAGGGAAGCAATAACCGTGAAAAAGCACGGGTGCAAGTAGCAAAAGTCTACGCACAGATAACCGATGCACGTCTAGATTTTTTACATAAGTTGACGACTCAAATCATTCGTGAAAACCAAACGATTGTAGTTGAGGACTTGGCTATCAAGAATATGGTGAAGAACCATAAATTAGCTCTCGTTATTAGTGACGCTAGTTGGGGCGAACTAATTCGCCAACTAAGTTACAAATGCGAGTGGTACGGACGAGAGCTGATAAAAATAGACCGCTGGTTTCCTAGTTCTAAGCGCTGTGGAAACTGCGGTCACATTGTTGAGAAATTGCCATTGAATATTCGCGAATGG includes:
- a CDS encoding transposase, with the translated sequence MEKAYRYRFYPTAEQENLLRRTMGCARLVYNKALAARTEAWYEHQERVGYSQTSSMLTNWKKEEELDFLNEVSCVPLQQGLRHLQTAFTNFFAGRAKYPNFKRKHNGGSAEFTKSAFRWKDRQVFLAKCTTPLPIRWSKQIPSECSPSTITVKLTPAGRWFVSLLVEDYTIKPLPEIDKSIGLDVGITSLIATSDGEKIANPKHFKKLRKKLKKKQKTLAGKQKGSNNREKARVQVAKVYAQITDARLDFLHKLTTQIIRENQTIVVEDLAIKNMVKNHKLALVISDASWGELIRQLSYKCEWYGRELIKIDRWFPSSKRCGNCGHIVEKLPLNIREWECLKCGTNHDRDINAAKNILAAGLAVSVCGATARPKESKSRKAGATKQKPN